A window of Acidimicrobiales bacterium contains these coding sequences:
- a CDS encoding aminotransferase class I/II-fold pyridoxal phosphate-dependent enzyme, whose amino-acid sequence VAGELRRGWVEEPDFGLYRRHLESLDRGGPLFRSNPHNPTGSLAAPEARAGVWDEAFYPMATGRWTRGDTNRGSVIVGSLTKVLACPGLRLGYVLAPDADLVERLARRQPAWSVNGVAAEALPALLAAVDLPAWATSITELRCRLVAVLQRHGLCPAPSAANFVLVGAAAGLRDRLAQDGVVVRDCATFGLPDHVRIAVPDADGLDRLSKAIERTTDGGRRGWGPRRRLPAEPAECGDGAPSGAAKPPEAT is encoded by the coding sequence GGTGGCGGGCGAGCTGCGTCGGGGATGGGTGGAGGAGCCCGACTTCGGCCTCTATCGGCGCCACTTGGAGAGCCTCGATCGCGGGGGGCCGTTGTTCCGCTCCAACCCGCACAACCCGACGGGCAGCCTGGCCGCGCCGGAGGCGCGCGCGGGCGTGTGGGACGAGGCCTTCTACCCCATGGCCACGGGCCGCTGGACGCGTGGTGACACCAATCGGGGCTCGGTCATCGTCGGGTCGCTCACCAAGGTGCTGGCCTGCCCCGGACTGCGTCTCGGCTACGTGCTGGCGCCCGATGCCGACCTCGTCGAGCGGCTGGCGCGCCGGCAGCCTGCTTGGTCGGTGAACGGGGTGGCGGCCGAGGCGCTCCCGGCGCTGCTGGCGGCGGTCGACCTTCCCGCCTGGGCAACGTCGATCACCGAGCTTCGATGCCGGCTCGTCGCGGTGCTGCAACGTCACGGCCTGTGTCCCGCGCCGTCGGCGGCCAACTTCGTGCTGGTGGGCGCCGCCGCAGGGCTGCGCGACCGACTCGCGCAGGACGGGGTGGTCGTGCGCGACTGCGCCACCTTCGGGTTGCCCGACCACGTGCGCATCGCCGTGCCCGATGCCGACGGCCTCGACCGTCTGAGCAAGGCGATCGAGAGGACGACGGACGGCGGGCGGCGGGGGTGGGGACCCCGCCGCCGTCTGCCAGCCGAACCAGCGGAGTGCGGGGATGGGGCCCCGTCCGGGGCGGCGAAGCCGCCAGAGGCAACGTGA
- a CDS encoding cobyric acid synthase, with protein sequence MRGALMVCGTTSDAGKSHVVSGLCRLLARRGLKVAPFKAQNMALNSFVTAGGHEIGRAQGAQALAAGVEPDVAMNPILLKPTGERTSQVVVMGRPVAHMDAASYHDRKPELLGVVLDALDGLRSRYDVVICEGAGNPAEINLLDRDIVNLRVAAEAGMRAIVVGDIDRGGVFAALYGTVALLPPAHRDLVGGFVINKLRGDPALLGDGPADLERRCGVPVIGVLPYVHDIALDAEDSLALSGPRPAARGSAVADGLDVAAVRLPRLANFTDLDALAVEPGVGVRLVDSPASMGQPDLVVLPGSKSTVADLEWLRGRGLDRALAAAVAGGATLLGVCGGYQMLGREIVDHVESGRGRVEGLAVLDASTTFGEDKVTRQRRGRAWGQRISGYEIHHGRSRVGDGASPWIELDDVYGSEPEGAANADGSVFGTNLHGLLEEDGFRAAFLAAVAERRGRRFVAAGVSFAGARQAQLDRLADLVETHVDLGAVEALIAEGAR encoded by the coding sequence GTGAGGGGCGCGCTCATGGTCTGCGGCACGACCAGCGACGCGGGCAAGAGCCACGTGGTGAGCGGGCTGTGCCGGCTCCTGGCCCGACGGGGGCTGAAGGTCGCACCGTTCAAGGCCCAGAACATGGCTCTCAACTCGTTCGTCACTGCCGGCGGACACGAGATCGGTCGGGCCCAGGGGGCCCAGGCGCTGGCTGCCGGGGTCGAGCCCGACGTGGCCATGAACCCGATCCTGCTCAAGCCCACCGGCGAGCGCACCAGCCAAGTGGTCGTCATGGGTCGGCCCGTGGCCCACATGGACGCCGCCTCCTACCACGACCGCAAGCCGGAGCTTCTCGGCGTCGTGCTCGACGCCCTCGATGGCCTGCGGTCCCGCTACGACGTCGTCATCTGCGAGGGCGCCGGCAACCCCGCCGAGATCAACCTCCTCGATCGCGACATCGTGAACCTGCGGGTCGCCGCCGAGGCCGGCATGCGGGCGATCGTCGTGGGCGACATCGACCGCGGCGGTGTGTTCGCCGCGCTGTACGGGACGGTCGCCCTGCTGCCCCCCGCCCACCGGGACCTCGTCGGCGGCTTCGTGATCAACAAGCTGCGTGGCGATCCGGCCCTGCTCGGCGACGGGCCCGCCGACCTCGAGCGGCGCTGCGGCGTCCCTGTCATCGGGGTCCTGCCCTACGTGCACGACATCGCCCTGGACGCCGAGGACTCGCTCGCCCTGTCCGGCCCCCGTCCGGCGGCGCGGGGTTCGGCTGTGGCCGACGGGCTCGACGTGGCGGCGGTCCGCCTGCCCCGGCTGGCCAACTTCACCGACCTCGACGCCCTCGCCGTCGAGCCCGGCGTGGGCGTCCGCCTCGTCGACTCGCCAGCGTCCATGGGCCAGCCCGACCTCGTGGTGCTGCCGGGCTCGAAGTCGACGGTGGCCGACCTCGAGTGGCTGCGCGGCCGCGGCCTCGACCGGGCCCTGGCCGCGGCCGTCGCCGGCGGCGCCACCCTCCTCGGGGTGTGCGGCGGCTACCAGATGCTGGGCCGGGAGATCGTGGACCACGTCGAGTCGGGGCGCGGCCGCGTCGAGGGCCTCGCCGTGCTGGACGCCTCGACGACCTTCGGCGAGGACAAGGTCACTCGCCAGCGCCGCGGGCGGGCGTGGGGCCAGCGCATCTCTGGCTACGAGATCCACCACGGCCGGTCTCGCGTGGGCGACGGCGCTTCGCCCTGGATCGAGCTCGACGATGTGTACGGGTCCGAGCCGGAGGGGGCGGCCAACGCCGACGGGAGCGTCTTCGGCACCAACCTGCACGGGCTGCTGGAGGAGGACGGGTTTCGTGCTGCGTTCCTGGCCGCCGTGGCCGAGCGCCGGGGGCGACGTTTCGTCGCCGCGGGCGTGTCGTTCGCCGGGGCCCGTCAGGCCCAGCTGGACCGCCTCGCCGACCTGGTGGAGACCCACGTCGACCTGGGCGCCGTCGAGGCTCTGATCGCGGAGGGCGCGCGGTGA
- a CDS encoding cobaltochelatase subunit CobN: MILFLTNADTEILALRAVAEGLPDGFPGVRAANPASLPEAPSLDGVEVVLVRLLGGRRAWEGPFDELVRRCRAARIPLLAFGGEATPDTELASATTVSTALAAQAFDYLVQGGLSNVEHLLRFVADTVLGHGFGFEPPAEVPSCGVLGQPELDAGRPTVAVVFYRAHLLSGNTQFVTDVCAAIEAKGANALPVYCYSLRPDRSGQPVPALDLLADHGVDAVVTTVLAAGSARDDGDGWDASVLAALDVPVLQAVAATSSSEAWIDSAGGLTPLDVAMAVAVPELDGRIVGPAFSFKETVDDGDDLGSPVTAYRAVADRVERVAGMAVRLASLRRTPPPERRVALVLSAYPTKRSRLGNAVGLDTPASVIELLHALAGAGYRVDRVPPDGDALMAELADALPYAGDGPQPAGRGQGAGAWSSGAYGRHFDRLPARAKGELTETWGPPPGELFVDQGELVFAGLDLGGVLVTVQPPRGFGENPVAVYHSPDLVPTHHYLAFYRWLDDEWGADAVVHVGKHGTLEWLPGKSVGLSAGCWPDAVLGDLPVIYPFVMNDPGEGTQAKRRAHAVIVDHLVPPLTRADTYDDLARLEGLLDTHAQVAALDPAKLPAVRRQVWDLLVQAEIHRDLGMAEPPGGDHGFEDPAFDDAILHVDGYLCELKDAQIRGGLHTLGQPPAGEAELDLVLALTRLDQGGVPSLRTTVAGELGIDLSSGRRVEVDRVEAECGRRLAELQSRGWGVGGADAGATLRWVCQRLVPALHRTSDEISSVLLALGGRFVPAGPSGAPSRGMAHALPTGRNFYSLDPRAVPSPLAWQVGSTLAERLLEAHLAEEGRYPESVGLVVWGTAAMRTSGDDVAEALALMGVRPVWAEETGRVTGLEVIPIEELGRPRIDVTLRVSGFFRDAFPHVLGLLGEALDLVTALDEPPSQNFVAAHGGDDPRVFGPKPGAYGSGILALLESGDWRSDEDLAAVYLAWGGYSYGRGGAGVAAPEAMRRRFAGIEVAAKNQDNREHDIFDSDDYLQDHGGMVATVRALTGSQPKAWFGDTADPARPRVRPLSEEAARVVRTRVVNPKWIGAMRRHGYKGAFEMAATVDYLFGYDATAGIVEDWMYERVTESYVGDPEVRKFFEESNPWALRSIAERLLEANERGLWDASRPALDTLRAALLEAEGWEEGR, translated from the coding sequence GTGATCCTCTTCCTCACCAACGCCGACACGGAGATCCTGGCCCTGCGGGCTGTGGCCGAGGGGCTGCCCGACGGGTTCCCGGGCGTTCGGGCCGCAAACCCCGCCAGCCTCCCGGAGGCGCCGTCGCTCGACGGCGTGGAGGTGGTGCTGGTGCGGCTGCTGGGCGGGCGCCGGGCCTGGGAAGGCCCCTTCGACGAGCTCGTCCGGCGATGTCGGGCTGCCCGCATCCCGCTGCTCGCTTTCGGCGGCGAGGCGACGCCGGACACCGAGCTGGCCTCGGCGACCACCGTGTCGACCGCCCTCGCCGCTCAGGCCTTCGACTACCTGGTTCAGGGGGGACTGTCCAACGTCGAGCACCTCCTCCGGTTCGTGGCCGACACGGTTCTCGGTCACGGGTTCGGCTTCGAGCCCCCGGCCGAGGTGCCGTCGTGCGGAGTGCTCGGTCAGCCGGAGCTCGATGCTGGCCGCCCCACCGTGGCCGTCGTCTTCTACCGCGCCCACCTGTTGTCAGGGAACACGCAGTTCGTCACCGACGTGTGCGCCGCCATCGAGGCGAAGGGCGCCAACGCCCTCCCGGTCTACTGCTACTCATTGCGGCCGGACCGTTCCGGCCAGCCCGTGCCGGCGCTCGACCTGCTGGCCGACCACGGCGTGGACGCCGTTGTGACCACCGTGCTGGCCGCGGGCTCGGCGCGCGACGACGGTGATGGCTGGGATGCCTCGGTCCTGGCTGCCCTCGACGTGCCCGTGCTCCAGGCGGTCGCCGCCACGTCGTCCAGCGAGGCGTGGATCGACAGCGCCGGCGGTCTCACACCGCTCGACGTGGCGATGGCCGTCGCCGTTCCGGAACTGGACGGCCGGATCGTCGGCCCCGCCTTCTCCTTCAAGGAGACCGTCGACGACGGCGACGATCTCGGCTCTCCGGTCACCGCCTACCGCGCCGTTGCAGATCGCGTCGAGCGGGTGGCCGGGATGGCCGTCCGGCTGGCCTCCCTGCGGCGCACACCGCCACCCGAGCGTCGCGTCGCCCTCGTGCTCTCCGCCTATCCGACCAAGCGCAGCCGCCTGGGAAACGCCGTGGGCCTCGACACCCCGGCGTCGGTGATCGAGCTGCTGCACGCCCTCGCCGGCGCCGGCTACCGGGTCGACCGCGTGCCGCCCGACGGCGATGCGCTCATGGCCGAGCTGGCCGACGCCCTGCCGTATGCGGGCGACGGGCCCCAGCCAGCGGGGCGCGGCCAGGGTGCCGGGGCGTGGAGCTCCGGCGCGTACGGGCGGCATTTCGACCGACTGCCGGCGCGCGCCAAGGGCGAGCTCACCGAGACGTGGGGGCCTCCACCGGGGGAGCTCTTCGTCGACCAGGGTGAGCTCGTCTTCGCTGGTCTCGACCTCGGGGGCGTGCTCGTCACCGTGCAGCCGCCGCGGGGGTTCGGCGAGAACCCGGTCGCCGTCTACCACTCGCCCGACCTGGTCCCGACCCACCACTACCTCGCCTTCTACCGCTGGCTCGATGACGAGTGGGGGGCGGACGCCGTCGTGCACGTGGGCAAGCACGGGACCCTCGAATGGTTGCCGGGCAAGAGCGTCGGCTTGTCGGCAGGCTGCTGGCCCGACGCCGTGCTCGGCGACCTGCCGGTGATCTACCCCTTCGTGATGAACGACCCCGGCGAGGGAACACAGGCCAAGCGCAGGGCCCACGCCGTGATCGTGGACCACCTGGTGCCCCCGTTGACAAGGGCGGACACCTACGACGATCTCGCCCGTCTGGAGGGGCTCCTGGACACCCACGCCCAGGTGGCCGCCCTCGACCCGGCCAAGCTTCCGGCCGTCCGCCGTCAGGTGTGGGACCTGCTGGTGCAGGCCGAGATCCATCGCGACCTCGGGATGGCCGAGCCACCCGGAGGCGACCACGGGTTCGAGGACCCCGCCTTCGACGATGCGATCCTGCACGTCGACGGCTACCTGTGTGAGCTGAAGGACGCCCAGATCCGGGGCGGGCTCCACACCCTCGGGCAGCCGCCGGCGGGAGAGGCCGAGCTCGACCTGGTCCTGGCCCTCACCCGGCTCGACCAGGGCGGGGTTCCGTCCCTGCGGACGACGGTGGCCGGTGAGCTCGGGATCGACCTGTCGTCAGGGCGACGGGTCGAGGTCGACCGCGTCGAAGCCGAGTGCGGGCGCCGTCTCGCCGAGCTCCAGTCACGCGGGTGGGGTGTCGGCGGCGCCGACGCGGGCGCCACGTTGCGGTGGGTGTGCCAGCGGCTGGTACCGGCGCTGCACCGCACCAGCGACGAGATCTCGTCGGTGCTCCTGGCCCTCGGCGGCCGTTTCGTGCCCGCGGGCCCGAGCGGCGCGCCGTCGCGAGGGATGGCCCACGCCCTGCCGACGGGGCGCAACTTCTACTCGTTGGACCCGCGCGCCGTGCCGTCCCCGCTGGCCTGGCAGGTGGGCTCGACGCTCGCCGAGCGCCTGCTCGAGGCCCACCTGGCGGAGGAGGGGCGGTACCCGGAGTCGGTCGGCCTCGTCGTGTGGGGCACGGCCGCCATGCGCACCTCGGGCGACGACGTGGCCGAGGCGCTGGCGCTGATGGGCGTGCGGCCGGTGTGGGCCGAGGAGACGGGCCGGGTGACGGGACTGGAGGTCATCCCGATCGAGGAGCTGGGCCGGCCGCGGATAGACGTGACGCTAAGGGTGTCGGGGTTCTTCCGGGACGCCTTTCCGCACGTCCTCGGGTTGCTGGGCGAGGCGCTCGACCTGGTGACGGCCCTGGACGAGCCGCCGAGCCAGAACTTCGTCGCGGCCCACGGCGGAGACGACCCTCGGGTGTTCGGGCCCAAGCCCGGCGCCTACGGCTCGGGCATCCTCGCTCTGCTCGAGTCGGGTGACTGGCGCAGCGACGAGGACCTGGCTGCGGTGTACCTGGCGTGGGGCGGCTACTCCTACGGCCGCGGCGGGGCCGGCGTGGCTGCGCCCGAGGCCATGCGGCGACGGTTCGCCGGCATCGAGGTGGCGGCCAAGAACCAGGACAACCGGGAGCACGACATCTTCGACTCGGACGACTATCTCCAGGACCACGGCGGCATGGTCGCGACGGTCCGGGCCCTCACGGGTAGCCAGCCCAAGGCCTGGTTCGGCGACACGGCCGACCCCGCTCGGCCTCGTGTCCGTCCGCTGAGCGAAGAGGCGGCGCGCGTGGTGCGCACCCGCGTCGTGAACCCGAAGTGGATCGGAGCCATGCGCCGGCACGGCTACAAGGGGGCCTTCGAGATGGCGGCCACGGTCGACTACCTGTTCGGCTACGACGCCACGGCGGGGATTGTGGAGGACTGGATGTACGAGCGCGTCACCGAGTCCTACGTGGGCGACCCCGAGGTGCGGAAGTTCTTCGAGGAGTCGAACCCGTGGGCCCTGCGCTCGATCGCCGAGCGACTGCTCGAGGCCAATGAGCGCGGCCTGTGGGACGCCTCCCGCCCGGCGCTGGACACGCTGCGGGCGGCGCTCCTCGAGGCCGAGGGTTGGGAGGAGGGACGATGA
- a CDS encoding VWA domain-containing protein, with amino-acid sequence MTVRFPFTAVVGQDEARLALLLNAVDPAIGGVLMRGHRGSAKTTLARGFAALLPGSGPFVELPIGTTEDRLVGTIDLRAALTSGERHFHPGLLSACDGGVLYVDEVNLLPDHLVDLLLDVAASGVNRVEREGISHEHPSRFVLIGSMNPEEGELRPQLLDRFGLAVDVRTSTEATERALAVQRRIAFDADPAGVAAEWEQNEDALRRQLAALARSPSFQPLPPDLARSVSELCAAVGAEGLRADLVICRAAAALARWEGRSTADAEDVRRVAPLALAHRRRSPLGDAGIDGGELEEALEQALGEGPGGRGDEAGTGDRRGQSGAVPRMAESADAVDSTEGSEPSAPSTEGERVAPVGEPAPVRGRVGGSDRADRPRRAAGRRSPGEGSRGRLVGDRRPDGPVGSVALGATAAAAAGRRVDQSAGDEATVLVAPEDLREAVREQRSANLVVLVVDASGSMGVGSRMEAAKGAVLSLLLDAYQRRDRVALVTFRGESAEVVLQPTGSVEVARARLASVPTGGRTPLAAGIGAGLQVAERAHSGAYQPFVVVVSDGRATAGPAGVDPVVAAQEAAAGVRRRGVAAVVVDAEEGPVRLGLARPLAEAMAARYVTVAELSAGSLVGAVRAGFT; translated from the coding sequence ATGACGGTGAGGTTCCCCTTCACCGCCGTGGTCGGCCAGGACGAGGCCAGGCTGGCCCTGCTGCTGAACGCCGTCGACCCCGCCATCGGCGGCGTGCTCATGCGGGGACACAGGGGCAGCGCCAAGACCACCCTCGCCCGCGGCTTCGCCGCCCTCCTGCCCGGGTCGGGACCGTTCGTCGAGCTGCCCATCGGGACCACCGAGGACCGCCTCGTCGGCACCATCGACCTGCGGGCCGCCCTGACCAGCGGCGAGCGCCATTTCCACCCCGGTCTGCTGAGTGCGTGCGACGGCGGCGTGCTGTACGTGGACGAGGTCAATCTCCTGCCCGACCACCTTGTCGACCTGCTCCTCGACGTGGCCGCCAGCGGCGTCAACCGGGTCGAACGGGAAGGGATCTCCCACGAGCACCCGAGCCGCTTCGTGCTCATCGGTTCGATGAACCCCGAGGAGGGCGAGCTGCGCCCGCAGCTGCTCGACCGTTTCGGGCTGGCCGTCGACGTGCGCACGAGCACAGAGGCGACCGAACGGGCCCTGGCCGTCCAACGCCGCATCGCCTTCGACGCCGATCCAGCCGGGGTGGCGGCCGAGTGGGAGCAGAACGAGGACGCCCTCCGCCGCCAGCTCGCCGCCCTCGCACGCTCGCCTTCGTTCCAACCCCTCCCACCGGACCTGGCGCGCTCGGTGAGCGAGCTGTGCGCCGCCGTCGGCGCCGAGGGCCTCAGGGCCGACCTCGTCATCTGCCGCGCCGCCGCAGCCCTGGCCCGCTGGGAGGGCCGATCGACAGCCGACGCCGAGGACGTTCGCCGGGTCGCCCCGCTGGCGCTGGCCCACCGCCGCCGGTCCCCGCTCGGTGATGCCGGCATCGACGGCGGCGAGCTGGAGGAGGCGCTGGAGCAGGCGCTAGGCGAGGGTCCGGGTGGCCGCGGAGACGAGGCCGGCACCGGCGATCGTCGCGGCCAAAGCGGCGCGGTTCCACGTATGGCCGAAAGCGCCGACGCCGTCGACTCGACCGAGGGATCGGAACCGTCGGCACCGTCCACTGAGGGCGAGCGGGTCGCTCCTGTCGGGGAGCCCGCGCCCGTGCGCGGACGGGTGGGCGGCTCGGATCGCGCCGACCGGCCACGTCGGGCCGCCGGGCGGCGAAGCCCCGGCGAAGGCTCGAGGGGTCGCCTGGTGGGAGATCGCCGGCCCGATGGGCCGGTGGGCTCGGTGGCCCTCGGGGCCACGGCCGCGGCCGCCGCCGGCCGCCGGGTCGATCAGTCGGCGGGCGACGAGGCGACTGTCCTGGTGGCGCCCGAGGACCTGCGCGAGGCGGTGCGCGAGCAGCGCTCGGCCAACCTCGTCGTCCTGGTGGTCGACGCGTCGGGCTCGATGGGGGTCGGCAGCCGCATGGAAGCGGCGAAGGGGGCCGTGCTCAGCCTGCTGCTCGACGCCTACCAGCGGCGGGATCGGGTGGCGCTGGTGACGTTCCGGGGCGAGTCCGCCGAGGTCGTGCTCCAGCCGACGGGGAGCGTGGAGGTGGCTCGGGCCCGGCTGGCTTCTGTGCCGACTGGCGGTCGGACGCCGCTGGCCGCGGGCATCGGGGCCGGCCTGCAGGTGGCCGAACGCGCCCACTCGGGGGCCTATCAGCCGTTCGTGGTCGTGGTCTCGGACGGCCGGGCCACCGCCGGGCCCGCAGGTGTCGACCCGGTGGTCGCGGCCCAGGAGGCGGCGGCGGGTGTCCGGCGGCGTGGTGTCGCCGCCGTGGTGGTCGACGCCGAAGAGGGGCCGGTGCGCCTGGGACTGGCGCGCCCGCTGGCCGAGGCGATGGCGGCCCGCTACGTCACGGTGGCGGAGCTGTCCGCCGGCAGCCTGGTCGGCGCCGTGCGGGCGGGGTTCACATGA
- a CDS encoding SgcJ/EcaC family oxidoreductase, with protein sequence MPSPEQVRAVVDDYLAAFPKKDREAFLGCFADDAEQIDPVPSAPNIGKEAIGQFWDNIVGMADKMEPQLDRLSVCGNEAALVFTMNARTGDGGGAIDIVDILEVNDDGKISSLRAYWDPAAMRPLS encoded by the coding sequence ATGCCCAGTCCCGAACAGGTCCGTGCCGTCGTCGACGACTACCTCGCCGCCTTCCCGAAGAAGGACCGAGAGGCCTTCCTCGGCTGCTTCGCCGACGACGCCGAGCAGATCGACCCCGTCCCCTCGGCCCCCAACATCGGCAAGGAGGCCATCGGCCAGTTCTGGGACAACATCGTCGGCATGGCCGACAAGATGGAGCCCCAGCTCGACCGGCTCAGCGTGTGCGGCAACGAGGCAGCCCTGGTGTTCACCATGAACGCGCGTACCGGCGATGGCGGCGGCGCCATCGACATCGTCGACATCCTCGAGGTGAACGACGACGGCAAGATCTCGTCGCTCCGTGCCTACTGGGACCCGGCTGCGATGCGACCGCTCAGCTGA
- a CDS encoding phosphotransferase family protein has product MAADELTAALGEVVARALGEPGVEVEGLRRLSGGASRETWSFDARREDGTRSGLVLRRDPAGAPGRGMGREARLLSAASATGVPVPGIVAASDDPAALGSAFIVMERVEGETIPRHILRDDAYAAVRPRLAAQCGDALAAIHRIPTGEVPGLEQPDQVEVFRAILDELGEAHPAFEIGFRWLEAHRVDGGRTVVVHGDFRNGNLIVGPDGIRAVLDWELAHLGDPMEDLGWLCVKSWRFGQSLPVGGFGTYGQLLDAYERASGRPVDRAALRWWETLGTLKWGIMCIVQAATHTSGAVRSVELAAIGRRVCEVEWDLLALVAPGPVPVLS; this is encoded by the coding sequence GTGGCTGCTGACGAGCTGACCGCTGCGCTGGGGGAGGTCGTGGCGCGGGCGCTCGGTGAGCCCGGTGTCGAGGTGGAAGGGCTGCGGCGGCTGTCAGGAGGCGCTTCGCGCGAGACGTGGTCTTTCGACGCCCGGCGGGAGGACGGCACTCGGTCGGGTCTGGTGCTTCGCCGGGACCCAGCCGGTGCTCCGGGGCGCGGGATGGGACGCGAGGCTCGGTTACTTTCCGCTGCATCGGCCACCGGAGTCCCGGTTCCGGGGATCGTGGCGGCCAGCGACGACCCGGCCGCCCTGGGGTCAGCGTTCATCGTCATGGAGCGCGTCGAGGGCGAGACCATCCCCCGTCACATCCTGCGCGACGACGCGTACGCCGCGGTCCGGCCGAGGCTCGCCGCCCAGTGCGGCGACGCCCTCGCCGCGATCCATCGCATCCCGACGGGCGAAGTGCCCGGCCTCGAGCAACCCGACCAGGTCGAGGTGTTCCGGGCGATCCTCGACGAGCTGGGCGAGGCCCATCCCGCGTTCGAGATCGGCTTCCGCTGGCTGGAGGCACACCGGGTCGACGGGGGGCGCACCGTCGTGGTGCACGGCGACTTTCGCAACGGCAACCTCATCGTCGGGCCCGACGGGATCCGCGCCGTGCTCGACTGGGAGCTCGCCCACCTGGGCGATCCGATGGAGGACCTCGGCTGGCTCTGCGTGAAGTCGTGGCGCTTCGGACAGTCCCTTCCTGTCGGCGGGTTCGGCACCTACGGACAGCTCCTCGACGCCTACGAACGGGCGAGCGGTCGGCCGGTCGACCGGGCGGCGTTGCGGTGGTGGGAGACGCTGGGCACCCTCAAGTGGGGGATCATGTGCATCGTGCAGGCGGCCACGCACACCTCGGGCGCCGTGCGCTCGGTCGAGCTGGCCGCCATCGGCCGGCGGGTGTGCGAGGTGGAGTGGGACCTGCTGGCTCTTGTGGCACCCGGGCCGGTGCCGGTGTTGTCCTGA
- a CDS encoding GNAT family N-acetyltransferase, with product MNPHDDPSAAALTEAVREFLERDVLPATEGRVRFHARVAINVLAMVERELVLGPGQARAHATALDRLGLSSDAELAVAIRTGALDDRLDEVTAVVRETVQAKLEVANPRHLGDGLQRLHTHLRHWLGHWPPAPGEVAVVGSPLRVGPGWDGRTRPFFGVASPEGVVLSVPPGAEPAVEALGLTRDRVLSEDGAGLSDSLTRAVGQGRGRLGRGCFRWTVGPAELDDAGDWVSKRDSRVPPWLLPFNGDVLIAWDDAGNYGAGVGRKQHDRWGHELAVVTEEALRGRGIARRLVAQAGRRVLAEGAVPTYLHDFDNAASAHVADAAGFPDRGWQFLALWQGRDS from the coding sequence GTGAACCCCCACGACGACCCGAGCGCGGCGGCGCTGACCGAGGCGGTGCGGGAGTTCCTGGAGCGCGACGTGCTCCCCGCCACCGAGGGCCGGGTGCGCTTTCACGCCAGGGTGGCCATCAACGTGCTCGCCATGGTCGAGCGTGAGCTGGTGCTCGGTCCCGGCCAGGCTCGCGCCCACGCCACGGCCCTCGATCGTCTGGGCCTGTCGAGCGACGCCGAGCTGGCGGTCGCGATTCGCACGGGCGCGCTGGACGATCGACTGGACGAGGTGACGGCCGTGGTGCGGGAAACGGTCCAGGCCAAGCTGGAGGTGGCAAACCCGCGGCATCTGGGTGACGGCCTGCAGCGGCTCCACACCCACCTTCGCCACTGGCTCGGACACTGGCCCCCGGCGCCGGGCGAGGTGGCCGTGGTCGGGTCGCCGCTTCGGGTCGGTCCGGGTTGGGACGGTCGGACACGGCCCTTCTTCGGCGTCGCCAGTCCGGAGGGGGTGGTCCTGTCCGTGCCGCCCGGCGCCGAGCCGGCGGTGGAGGCGCTGGGCCTGACCCGCGACCGAGTGCTGTCCGAGGACGGCGCCGGGCTGAGTGACAGCCTGACGCGCGCGGTGGGGCAGGGACGGGGACGGTTGGGGCGGGGGTGCTTTCGATGGACCGTGGGTCCCGCGGAACTGGACGACGCGGGGGACTGGGTCTCGAAGAGGGACTCTCGGGTGCCGCCCTGGCTGCTTCCGTTCAATGGCGACGTCCTCATCGCCTGGGACGACGCTGGGAATTACGGCGCGGGTGTCGGTCGCAAGCAGCATGACCGGTGGGGCCACGAGCTGGCCGTGGTGACCGAGGAGGCGCTGCGGGGTCGCGGGATCGCCCGTCGCCTGGTGGCGCAGGCGGGCCGGCGGGTCCTGGCCGAGGGAGCGGTGCCCACGTACCTGCACGATTTCGACAACGCCGCCTCGGCGCACGTCGCCGACGCCGCGGGCTTCCCGGACCGGGGCTGGCAGTTCCTCGCCCTCTGGCAGGGACGGGACAGCTAG